From the genome of Armatimonadota bacterium:
GTTTCGCCCTCACGATAGCACAAGCCCCCGCGGGGGGCCTAGTCCCCGGGACCGCGAAGGCAGGCCAAGAGGAGGCAAGCGCCGTGGCGGCGTAAGCTGAGATTGCACCCATCGGGGGAAGCCGCGCGCTGACCGGAATGAGCGACCTTCCGCATGAGAGAAGGCCTGGTCTCATGAAGGAACGCGTCCGCATAGCAATACTGACCATGGGATTCAGCGGATTGGTCGCTGAGATCCTCCTCTTGAGGGAGTTCCTGATAGTATTCTCCGGCAATGAGCTGTCTATAGGCATCGTTCTGGCCAACTGGCTCATCCTCGAGGCCTTCGGATCTTACGTTCTTGGCAGGAAAGCCGAGGGATGCCAGCGCAAGCTTGAGGCCTTTGCACTCATTACGGTTCTCTTCTCCATATCCTTGCTCGCGGCGGTCTTCCTGATTCGCGTCCTGAAAGGGACTATCGGCATTTCCATCGGCGAGAGCGTAGGCCTCCTGCCGATGTTCTGCTCCTCCTTTCTGATACTTCTGCCGGTGAGCGTGTTTCACGGCGCGTTGTTCACCTTCAGCTGCCAACTCTACTCAGTGTTCTCCGGCCAAGATGCTCCCTCTGCCGGCAGGGTCTACGCGTACGAGACGGTGGGCACCGTTGTCGGCGGAATCGCCTGCACCTACCTCCTGATCCCTCACCTTGACACATTTCAGGCATCCTCGGGGATAGCCGCCTTGAACTCCGCGGTAGTCCTTGCCCTACTCGCTCCTCACCCGAGAACCGGACCAGACAAGAAGGCAACTTTGGCGATCCTGACCGCTCTCACCCTTGCCTTCCTGATCCTGACGGGTCAGGCGCACAAGCTGCACCAGTATTCGATCAGGGCGCAATGGAGGAACCAGCACGTCGTACACTACGAGAACTCCCGGTACGGCAACATCTGCGTCATAGAGAACGAAGGCCAGTACACCTTCTTCCAGGATGGCGTTCCGAACATCATGACGCCCGTCCCTGACATAGGATTTGTCGAGGAGTTCGTTCACCTTCCGCTTCTGGCCCACCCCGAGCCCAGGAGACTCCTCATCCTGAGCGGCGGCGCAGGCGGCGTAATCAACGAGGCCCTAAGACACGCGTCAATAGAGGCGATTGACTACGCAGAACTTGACCCGCTGCTCATTGACCTGTTCAGGAAGTTCCCCACACGGCTTACGGAATCCGAACTCAACGACAGAAGGGTAAGGATAGAGCACGTGGATGGCCGCCTGCTGCTTAGGGCGACGCGGAACAAGTACGACCTCATCCTGATAGGAATCACCGAGCCGTCCAATCTTCAGGCAAACAGGTTCTTCACGAGGGAGTTCCTCTCCCTGGCAAGTGAAAGGATGAACGAGGGCGGCATACTCGTGCTTGGGCTGCCTGGCTCCCTGACCTACTCGAATCGGGAATTGAGAAACCTGAA
Proteins encoded in this window:
- a CDS encoding spermine synthase — encoded protein: MKERVRIAILTMGFSGLVAEILLLREFLIVFSGNELSIGIVLANWLILEAFGSYVLGRKAEGCQRKLEAFALITVLFSISLLAAVFLIRVLKGTIGISIGESVGLLPMFCSSFLILLPVSVFHGALFTFSCQLYSVFSGQDAPSAGRVYAYETVGTVVGGIACTYLLIPHLDTFQASSGIAALNSAVVLALLAPHPRTGPDKKATLAILTALTLAFLILTGQAHKLHQYSIRAQWRNQHVVHYENSRYGNICVIENEGQYTFFQDGVPNIMTPVPDIGFVEEFVHLPLLAHPEPRRLLILSGGAGGVINEALRHASIEAIDYAELDPLLIDLFRKFPTRLTESELNDRRVRIEHVDGRLLLRATRNKYDLILIGITEPSNLQANRFFTREFLSLASERMNEGGILVLGLPGSLTYSNRELRNLNSSIFHTMRTAFPHVRVIPGDGTNLFLLSGSEEILALDRARIVERLTQRDIRTDVIIPWYIEQKLHRGWQGWFAGFIEGSSQRINSDFNPIGVFYSVSYWNALFAPSLRWLFEELERVTLRAIVLLFATLVLLYVLFRPRTARLLRAGIALCIFTTGFAGMIFGLMLIFAFQSIHGYVFSWIGLLVASFMGGAACGAMLIAAALDRMKSPFRLFAGIELAIIGFSLACPSMILAANAYLGSPEAFSLLAPLFLVVSFVSGLLVGSQFPLANKLHLGSSASITRTAGLLYASDLLGGWLGGIIGALVLLPVLGLVGTCVTVGLLKLTSFIVITGMPNPQS